A single window of Leptolyngbya ohadii IS1 DNA harbors:
- the cbiQ gene encoding cobalt ECF transporter T component CbiQ: protein MLLHIGAFHLDIDSQHTTPWHRLIPRTRVICALLFVFATALTPNGRWLTWLIYGLGLAGLILTARLTLPVLLRRVAIEFTFISVVLFGTLFREGGVVLWQWGWLKITTVGLTILASVAIKALLSLLTLNLLVLTTSIPALLNALSDLKMPPLLIAIIASMYRYISVLMDEFNTMRRAAQSRNLLNLRGRQRLVFGNMMGSLFVRTYERGERIHQAMLSRGYQGIPLLPDCPHPGQSDRTAVILMVLLLLVGQAIYLKNVLP, encoded by the coding sequence ATGCTGCTCCACATTGGCGCATTTCATCTGGATATCGATAGCCAGCACACCACACCCTGGCATCGACTCATCCCCAGAACACGGGTGATCTGCGCCCTTCTCTTTGTATTTGCCACTGCCCTTACGCCCAACGGGCGATGGCTCACCTGGCTAATTTACGGTCTGGGATTAGCAGGCTTGATCCTGACGGCACGCTTGACCCTGCCTGTGCTGCTGCGGCGAGTGGCGATCGAGTTTACGTTTATTAGCGTCGTGCTGTTTGGAACGCTGTTTCGAGAGGGTGGCGTGGTGCTGTGGCAGTGGGGCTGGCTCAAAATTACCACTGTTGGACTCACGATTCTGGCAAGCGTGGCGATTAAGGCATTGCTGTCGCTGCTAACGCTGAATTTGCTGGTGCTAACGACTTCCATTCCGGCTCTGCTGAACGCGCTGTCGGATCTCAAAATGCCGCCGCTGCTGATTGCGATTATTGCCTCCATGTATCGCTATATCAGCGTTCTGATGGATGAGTTTAACACCATGCGACGGGCGGCACAGTCCCGGAATCTGCTCAACCTTCGGGGTCGGCAGCGGCTTGTATTCGGCAATATGATGGGATCGCTGTTTGTTCGCACCTATGAGCGGGGCGAGCGCATCCATCAGGCAATGCTGTCTCGCGGCTACCAGGGCATTCCCCTCTTGCCGGACTGTCCCCATCCCGGTCAAAGCGATCGGACTGCGGTGATTCTGATGGTTCTGCTTCTCCTAGTCGGACAGGCGATTTATCTCAAAAATGTTTTGCCATAA
- a CDS encoding peptide chain release factor 1 — MPYSSPPMANPLDRLKRLPWTELLLCGFLTALCVTIIEFILVILMRALTIVAQVVVGLLTSPFAILIQFAIGVGIGALAVILLERFFPQVRIDTGSLWALVACLILAMIIRTLIPSPVTLIGIGQITAIAMLLGVFWRGRRYWRYWR; from the coding sequence GTGCCCTATTCTTCACCCCCAATGGCAAATCCCCTCGATCGCCTCAAACGTCTCCCCTGGACAGAGCTACTGCTTTGCGGATTCCTGACTGCCCTCTGTGTCACCATCATTGAATTTATTCTGGTGATTCTGATGCGGGCATTGACGATCGTGGCTCAGGTCGTAGTGGGGCTGCTGACCTCTCCGTTTGCGATTCTGATTCAATTTGCGATCGGGGTGGGAATCGGGGCGCTCGCTGTCATTTTGCTGGAGCGGTTCTTTCCCCAGGTGCGAATCGATACGGGAAGCCTCTGGGCACTAGTCGCCTGTCTGATTCTGGCAATGATCATCAGGACGCTAATCCCCTCCCCCGTAACTCTCATTGGCATCGGTCAAATCACTGCGATCGCCATGCTGCTTGGCGTATTCTGGCGCGGCAGACGGTACTGGCGATATTGGCGATAG
- a CDS encoding energy-coupling factor ABC transporter ATP-binding protein: MHHNPISIEQLSYTYPDGTKALKNINLSIRASEKVAIVGANGSGKSTFLLHLNGLLLPQTGQLVIGEMPVIPENLTAIRNFVGIVFQNPDDQIFMPTVWEDVTFGPMNQGLRGAELNHRSQHAMYAIGLEPDRFAARNAMNLSGGEKKRVAIAGVLAMQPQVLVLDEPTAQLDPRSRRQLIQLLQVLPLTQLIATHDLDLAVELCSRTVVLSNGEIVYDGSTEVVMNDREFLEQHALETPLCYTRPYCQIDDRPVERPHPATLGEL; encoded by the coding sequence ATGCACCACAATCCGATTAGCATCGAGCAGCTCAGCTATACCTATCCAGACGGGACAAAAGCACTCAAAAATATCAATCTATCGATTCGCGCTAGCGAAAAAGTGGCGATCGTCGGCGCAAACGGCTCTGGCAAATCAACGTTTCTGCTGCATCTGAATGGGTTACTGTTGCCCCAGACTGGACAGCTTGTGATTGGCGAAATGCCCGTGATCCCAGAAAACTTGACCGCCATTAGAAACTTTGTGGGGATTGTCTTCCAGAATCCAGACGATCAGATTTTTATGCCAACCGTCTGGGAGGATGTTACCTTTGGTCCGATGAATCAGGGCTTGCGGGGTGCAGAACTCAACCATCGATCGCAGCACGCGATGTACGCGATTGGACTGGAACCCGATCGATTTGCCGCCCGCAATGCGATGAATCTGTCCGGTGGTGAAAAAAAGCGCGTAGCGATCGCAGGCGTTTTGGCAATGCAGCCCCAGGTTTTGGTATTGGATGAACCCACTGCCCAGCTCGATCCCCGCTCCCGGCGGCAGTTGATCCAGCTTTTGCAGGTGCTTCCCCTAACGCAACTCATTGCCACCCACGATCTCGATCTCGCTGTAGAGCTATGTAGCCGCACGGTGGTTTTAAGCAACGGAGAAATTGTCTACGATGGCTCAACAGAAGTGGTGATGAACGATCGCGAATTTCTAGAGCAGCACGCCCTGGAAACGCCCCTTTGCTATACGCGCCCCTACTGTCAGATCGACGATCGCCCTGTTGAACGACCTCATCCAGCAACGCTGGGAGAACTGTAA
- a CDS encoding Rpn family recombination-promoting nuclease/putative transposase produces the protein MFDNVSKFLIEQYSPDFASWLIGEAVTLTELSPAELSLEPIRADALILLQSSDVVLHCEFQTNPDATMPFRMADYALRVFRRFLQKRLVQVVIYLCPTDSGLVQQTTFIANRLRHEFAVVRLWEQPTEIFFQRPGLLPYAVLSQTDDRASVLQQVAGAINGISDRRQQSNLAAASILAGLVLDKSLIRRVLRRELMQESVIYQELREEAREEVRQEERLKGEQALILRLLTRKVGEISPETKAQIETLSIAQLEDLGEALLDFAALADLSAWLDQ, from the coding sequence ATGTTCGACAATGTTTCTAAATTTCTCATCGAGCAATATTCCCCTGATTTCGCCAGTTGGCTGATTGGTGAGGCAGTCACCCTGACTGAGTTAAGTCCTGCGGAACTGTCGCTGGAGCCAATTCGCGCCGATGCCTTAATTTTGCTGCAATCCAGTGATGTCGTGCTGCACTGTGAGTTTCAGACCAATCCTGACGCAACGATGCCCTTTCGCATGGCGGACTACGCACTGCGAGTCTTTCGACGGTTTCTGCAAAAGCGATTGGTACAGGTTGTCATTTATCTGTGCCCCACCGACTCCGGTTTGGTTCAGCAAACCACCTTCATCGCCAATCGATTACGCCATGAGTTTGCAGTCGTCCGATTGTGGGAACAGCCTACCGAGATTTTCTTTCAGCGTCCGGGACTGTTGCCATACGCGGTATTAAGTCAGACAGACGATCGTGCTTCTGTTCTACAGCAAGTTGCAGGAGCCATTAATGGAATCTCAGACCGACGACAACAAAGTAACCTAGCCGCCGCCAGCATATTAGCTGGGCTAGTATTAGACAAATCCTTGATTCGACGAGTATTGCGGAGGGAACTCATGCAGGAGTCTGTCATTTATCAGGAACTACGGGAAGAAGCTCGTGAGGAGGTGCGCCAGGAGGAACGACTGAAAGGAGAGCAAGCTCTTATTCTGCGATTACTCACTCGAAAAGTAGGCGAGATTTCTCCTGAAACAAAAGCGCAGATTGAAACTCTCTCGATCGCCCAACTGGAAGATTTGGGAGAAGCTTTGCTGGATTTTGCAGCGCTGGCTGATTTGAGTGCTTGGTTAGATCAATGA
- a CDS encoding caspase, EACC1-associated type, which translates to MAKIALLIGVSEYGEGLARLPGTQGDLQLMQRVLENSQVCGFDQVQVLSNPDRTEMESAIETLLTENRSADDLILLYFAGHGVRDDNGTLYFATSITETNSEGRIRTSKAVPASAVQGYMSRSRSRRQILILDCCFSGAFANDMTARKAEVIPVDVNLQLGGEGRAVLTSSTHFAYEKDGTGIYTRYLVEGLETGAADRNGDGQITVDELHEYAREKVREAAPSMQPEIYAAREGYKIFIARALQDDPRLTYRKEFDELAKRRQGSLSPANQRQLNHRRQELGLTHEEAQQIAKEVLQPYREYRKEYRRRLGEFEQAIKETLEFDPQFSANSQDDLRGLQRALKLRDEDILPILDFYSLDLDPPSSSDTTASARQPLQGKPTSLDAGDTAVREQQTRQTVPEDDLSSEKGIDYTKLRDLLKGQDWYAADEETYKAIIRAVGKKEGNWLTSHELLNFPCTDLKTIDQLWVKYSNGRFGFSIQKQIYVECGAKLDGKYPGDEIWYKFCDCVGWRKDGKWLSYSDLNPCLSSPKGTSPLFSWGLFFDGGGGRLGWFCFFSRTETCGV; encoded by the coding sequence ATGGCGAAAATTGCGCTGCTGATAGGAGTAAGTGAATACGGCGAAGGATTGGCTAGATTGCCCGGAACGCAAGGCGATCTTCAACTGATGCAGCGTGTTTTAGAAAATTCCCAAGTTTGCGGCTTTGATCAGGTTCAGGTTTTGTCGAATCCCGATCGCACTGAAATGGAATCAGCGATCGAAACGCTATTGACCGAGAATCGTAGTGCTGACGACTTAATCCTTCTCTACTTCGCCGGACATGGCGTGAGGGATGACAACGGCACACTTTACTTCGCAACCAGCATTACCGAAACGAATTCCGAGGGACGAATTCGGACTTCCAAGGCGGTTCCTGCCAGTGCTGTACAGGGTTACATGAGCCGGAGTCGATCGCGGCGGCAGATTTTAATTCTGGACTGCTGCTTTAGCGGAGCCTTTGCCAATGACATGACGGCAAGAAAGGCAGAGGTCATTCCCGTAGACGTAAACTTGCAGCTTGGCGGCGAAGGACGAGCCGTATTAACTTCCTCAACTCACTTCGCCTATGAAAAAGATGGAACTGGAATATACACCCGCTATTTAGTAGAGGGGTTAGAAACAGGAGCCGCCGATCGCAATGGCGATGGACAAATTACCGTCGATGAACTGCACGAATACGCCAGAGAAAAAGTTCGAGAAGCCGCTCCCTCCATGCAGCCTGAAATTTATGCAGCACGGGAAGGCTATAAGATTTTCATTGCTCGTGCGCTGCAAGACGATCCGCGATTAACCTACCGCAAAGAATTTGATGAACTGGCAAAACGCAGACAGGGCAGCCTTTCTCCAGCAAACCAGCGACAACTAAACCATCGAAGGCAGGAATTAGGCTTAACGCATGAGGAAGCACAGCAGATTGCGAAAGAGGTACTACAGCCTTACAGGGAGTATCGTAAGGAGTATCGGCGTAGGCTAGGCGAGTTTGAACAGGCAATCAAGGAAACCCTGGAGTTTGATCCTCAATTTAGTGCGAATAGCCAGGACGACTTACGAGGTTTGCAGCGAGCCTTGAAACTGCGCGACGAAGATATTCTTCCGATTCTTGATTTCTATAGTCTCGATCTAGATCCACCGTCCTCATCAGATACGACTGCTTCTGCAAGGCAACCTCTGCAAGGAAAACCAACAAGTTTAGATGCAGGTGATACCGCCGTAAGAGAACAGCAAACTAGACAGACTGTGCCAGAGGACGACCTCAGTTCAGAAAAAGGAATTGACTATACGAAACTGCGTGACCTGTTGAAAGGACAAGACTGGTATGCCGCAGATGAGGAAACCTATAAAGCCATAATTCGGGCTGTGGGAAAAAAAGAGGGAAATTGGCTCACATCTCATGAACTGTTAAACTTCCCCTGCACAGATCTAAAGACGATCGACCAACTCTGGGTAAAGTACAGCAACGGTAGGTTCGGCTTCAGTATTCAGAAGCAGATTTATGTAGAGTGCGGTGCTAAGCTAGATGGTAAATATCCAGGTGATGAAATCTGGTACAAGTTTTGCGATTGCGTAGGCTGGCGTAAGGATGGTAAGTGGCTGAGTTACTCCGACCTGAACCCCTGTTTATCATCTCCGAAAGGAACTTCTCCCTTATTTAGTTGGGGTTTATTTTTCGACGGAGGTGGCGGTCGTTTGGGTTGGTTCTGTTTCTTCTCTCGCACAGAAACTTGCGGAGTGTAG
- the cbiM gene encoding cobalt transporter CbiM, giving the protein MTQAVSFVAGFLPYPQLALHVPDGFLNLPVTLITWVLSIALIAVSLNKVQAEYKERAVPLMGVCAAFIFAAQMINFPIPGGTSGHLLGGTLAGILLGPWAGSLVMAVVFIVQAVLFQDGGLTALGANIFNMGLIGTFAGYYLYKAIRSSIGMNRWRGMAIASFVASWTSVMVAAIFCAFQLAFSGTIPLGVALTAMAGWHFLIGIGEALITLVVVSYVWRTRPDLLFDPPRSRMVNSMPRAVSPR; this is encoded by the coding sequence ATGACTCAAGCTGTCTCTTTTGTCGCTGGTTTTTTGCCCTACCCTCAGCTAGCTCTGCACGTGCCCGATGGCTTTCTGAACTTGCCCGTTACGCTGATTACCTGGGTTCTTTCGATCGCCCTGATTGCGGTCTCGCTCAACAAAGTGCAGGCAGAATATAAAGAACGCGCCGTTCCCCTAATGGGTGTTTGTGCAGCGTTTATCTTTGCGGCTCAGATGATTAACTTTCCCATTCCGGGTGGAACCTCCGGGCACCTGTTGGGCGGAACGCTCGCCGGAATTCTGCTGGGTCCCTGGGCAGGGTCGCTCGTGATGGCGGTCGTGTTTATTGTGCAGGCGGTTCTCTTTCAGGATGGCGGCTTGACTGCTTTGGGAGCAAACATCTTCAACATGGGTTTGATTGGCACCTTCGCAGGCTACTACCTCTATAAGGCAATTCGCTCCAGCATTGGTATGAATCGCTGGCGGGGTATGGCGATCGCTTCCTTTGTTGCTTCCTGGACGAGTGTCATGGTTGCTGCAATCTTCTGTGCGTTTCAACTCGCTTTCTCTGGCACGATTCCCCTGGGGGTAGCTCTCACGGCAATGGCAGGCTGGCACTTTCTGATTGGCATTGGTGAGGCGCTGATTACGCTGGTGGTCGTGAGCTATGTCTGGCGTACCCGCCCCGATCTGCTGTTCGATCCGCCCCGTTCCCGAATGGTCAACTCCATGCCGCGTGCGGTTTCTCCTCGCTAG
- a CDS encoding aspartate kinase yields the protein MALIVQKYGGTSVGTVERIQAVAQRVIKTAQEGNRVVVVVSAMGKTTDGLVKLANEISANPNRREMDMLLSTGEQVTIALLSMALQELGQPAISMTGAQVGIVTEAEHTRARILSVETDRLERHLQDGKVVVVAGFQGITSLEDLEITTLGRGGSDTSAVALAASLRADCCEIYTDVPGILTTDPRLVPDAQLMREITSDEMLELASLGAKVLHPRSVEIARNYGVLLVVRSSWSDDPGTKVISPIRQPRPLEGLEIANAVDAVEFDTDQAKIAMLRVPDRPGVAAKLFGEIAQQDLDVDLIIQSIHEGNSNDIAFTVVKNSLNRAEAVAAAIAPVLRNYSDPTTGEAEVLVERQMAKVSIAGAGMIGRPGVAAQMFRTLAAAGVNIQMISTSEVKVSCAIDAADCDRAIAALCQEFEVRSSPIKSLDSENQNIPPVRGAALDLKQARLAIRHVPDRPGMAAKVFTLLAERNISVDMIIQSQRCRLIDGTATRDIAFTVAQADADDAKAIFDAAAAELGCGEVIVDRAIAKVSVVGTGMVGKPGVAAKMFDALSKEKINIQMIATSEIKISCVVAEEDGVRALQAVHAAFELSGTERIVVPA from the coding sequence ATGGCACTGATTGTTCAGAAGTACGGCGGCACGTCAGTTGGAACGGTAGAGCGCATTCAGGCAGTGGCGCAGCGCGTCATTAAAACCGCCCAGGAAGGGAATCGGGTGGTGGTCGTGGTGTCCGCGATGGGCAAAACGACAGATGGCTTGGTGAAACTGGCGAACGAAATTTCTGCCAATCCCAATCGGCGCGAGATGGATATGCTGCTCTCGACGGGGGAACAGGTGACGATCGCCCTGCTGAGCATGGCACTTCAGGAATTGGGACAGCCCGCGATTTCCATGACCGGGGCACAGGTCGGCATTGTGACGGAGGCAGAGCATACCCGCGCCCGGATTTTGAGCGTAGAAACCGATCGCCTGGAGCGGCATTTGCAGGACGGCAAGGTGGTCGTGGTGGCTGGATTTCAGGGGATCACCAGTCTGGAAGACTTGGAAATCACAACGCTGGGACGGGGCGGCTCGGATACCTCTGCGGTGGCGCTGGCGGCTTCTCTGCGGGCGGACTGCTGCGAAATCTATACCGATGTTCCCGGCATCCTGACGACCGATCCGCGACTGGTGCCCGATGCCCAGCTCATGCGCGAAATTACCTCCGATGAAATGCTTGAGCTTGCCAGTCTGGGGGCAAAGGTGCTGCATCCGCGATCGGTGGAGATTGCCCGTAACTATGGCGTGTTGCTGGTGGTGCGATCGAGCTGGTCGGATGATCCGGGAACGAAGGTAATTTCGCCGATTCGTCAGCCGCGTCCTCTGGAAGGTTTGGAAATTGCCAATGCCGTTGATGCCGTGGAGTTTGATACGGATCAGGCGAAAATTGCGATGCTGCGCGTGCCCGATCGCCCCGGTGTGGCGGCAAAGCTGTTTGGCGAAATTGCCCAGCAGGACTTAGACGTGGATTTGATTATCCAGTCGATCCACGAAGGCAACAGCAACGATATCGCCTTTACCGTCGTCAAGAATTCCCTGAATCGGGCGGAGGCAGTGGCAGCGGCGATCGCACCTGTGTTACGCAACTACAGCGATCCCACCACAGGAGAAGCGGAAGTCCTGGTGGAACGCCAGATGGCAAAGGTCAGCATTGCCGGAGCAGGCATGATTGGTCGTCCGGGTGTGGCGGCGCAGATGTTCCGTACCTTGGCAGCGGCAGGGGTGAATATTCAGATGATTTCTACCTCGGAGGTGAAGGTAAGCTGTGCGATCGATGCGGCAGACTGCGATCGGGCAATTGCAGCACTCTGTCAGGAATTTGAAGTGCGTTCCTCTCCGATCAAGTCTCTAGATTCGGAAAACCAGAATATTCCTCCGGTGCGGGGGGCAGCTCTGGATTTGAAGCAAGCCCGTCTCGCGATTCGTCATGTGCCCGATCGTCCTGGTATGGCGGCAAAGGTGTTTACCCTGCTGGCGGAGCGAAACATCAGCGTCGATATGATTATTCAGTCCCAGCGGTGTCGCTTGATTGACGGAACTGCCACCCGCGATATTGCCTTCACCGTGGCGCAGGCAGATGCAGACGACGCAAAAGCCATTTTCGATGCTGCCGCTGCCGAACTGGGATGCGGAGAAGTGATTGTGGATCGGGCGATCGCCAAAGTTAGCGTCGTCGGAACGGGCATGGTAGGCAAACCGGGTGTTGCTGCCAAAATGTTTGATGCCCTGTCGAAGGAGAAGATCAACATCCAGATGATCGCCACGTCGGAAATTAAGATTAGCTGCGTGGTGGCGGAAGAGGATGGTGTGAGGGCACTTCAGGCGGTTCATGCCGCGTTTGAGCTATCGGGCACGGAGCGAATTGTGGTTCCGGCGTAG
- the pheS gene encoding phenylalanine--tRNA ligase subunit alpha — MSQASGDLATQLNSLRQEAQQAIASSTSLDDLEQLRIRYLGKKGSLSQVLGAMGKLGAEERPRIGSLANEVKEVIQSELEQKKSGLQAAAIEARLAAEAIDVTMPGVFRPQGHAHPLTSTIDRALDIFVGLGYTVAQGPEMETDYYNFEALNTPADHPARDMQDTFYLPDGNLLRTHTSSVQIRYMEEHEPPIRIAAPGRVYRRDTVDATHAAVFHQIEILAIDEGLTFTDLRGTIKIFLESMFGDVEVRFRPSFFPFTEPSAEVDVKWRGRWLEVLGCGMVDPNVLKAVGYDPEVYTGFAAGFGVERFAMVLHQIDDIRRLYANDLRFLRQF, encoded by the coding sequence ATGTCTCAAGCGTCTGGCGATCTGGCAACACAACTGAATTCTCTGCGACAGGAAGCGCAGCAGGCGATCGCCTCTTCCACCAGCCTGGATGATCTGGAACAGCTTCGCATTCGCTATCTGGGCAAAAAGGGCAGTCTTTCCCAGGTACTCGGCGCAATGGGCAAGCTGGGTGCGGAGGAACGTCCTCGCATTGGGTCGCTGGCAAACGAAGTGAAGGAAGTCATTCAGTCCGAGCTGGAGCAAAAGAAATCCGGTCTGCAAGCAGCGGCGATCGAGGCAAGGTTGGCAGCAGAAGCGATCGATGTAACGATGCCCGGAGTCTTTCGTCCTCAGGGTCATGCCCATCCCCTCACCAGCACGATCGATCGGGCTTTGGATATCTTCGTAGGCTTGGGCTATACGGTGGCGCAGGGTCCGGAGATGGAAACGGACTACTACAACTTCGAGGCACTAAATACCCCCGCCGACCACCCCGCCCGCGATATGCAGGACACTTTCTACCTGCCGGACGGCAACCTGCTGCGGACGCACACCTCCTCGGTGCAAATTCGCTACATGGAGGAACACGAACCCCCAATTCGGATTGCGGCTCCCGGTCGGGTGTATCGGCGCGATACCGTAGATGCGACCCACGCAGCCGTCTTCCATCAGATCGAAATTTTGGCGATCGACGAAGGGCTAACTTTCACTGACCTGCGCGGCACAATCAAAATCTTCCTCGAATCCATGTTTGGCGACGTTGAAGTCCGGTTCCGCCCCAGTTTCTTCCCCTTCACCGAGCCATCCGCCGAAGTAGACGTAAAATGGCGCGGTCGCTGGCTGGAAGTCCTGGGCTGCGGCATGGTCGATCCGAATGTGTTAAAAGCCGTGGGTTACGATCCGGAGGTCTATACCGGATTTGCCGCTGGCTTCGGCGTAGAGCGATTTGCAATGGTACTGCACCAGATCGACGATATTCGCCGTCTGTATGCAAATGATCTGCGGTTCTTGAGGCAGTTTTAG
- a CDS encoding PDGLE domain-containing protein — protein MRQSSRNRAFTVLGISVALLVAVFLSPFASTQPDGLDRVSQDHGFDTKAAENPPSHQLPFYSIFDEYAVRGVPAAIATPLAGLVGTLATFGIAWSLGKLLVKGDSPTPIDRMPSADE, from the coding sequence ATGCGTCAGTCTTCTCGCAATCGTGCTTTTACCGTTCTAGGAATCAGTGTGGCGCTCCTAGTGGCGGTGTTCCTGTCACCCTTTGCCAGCACCCAGCCCGATGGACTCGATCGCGTTTCTCAGGATCATGGCTTTGATACTAAAGCGGCTGAAAATCCCCCGTCCCATCAGTTGCCTTTCTATTCCATCTTTGATGAATATGCAGTGCGAGGCGTTCCTGCTGCGATCGCGACTCCCCTGGCAGGTCTGGTTGGCACTCTGGCAACGTTTGGGATTGCCTGGAGCCTGGGCAAACTGCTCGTGAAGGGCGATTCCCCCACGCCGATCGATCGGATGCCCTCTGCGGATGAGTAA
- a CDS encoding DUF3352 domain-containing protein has product MKLRPFLTVLTAIVLVLISASVAGAVWLSRQSPVGLDDKRISSPPEAALFVSRQAPLMLSLQINPDRLKAYRLTNVPIGERAQIQAQFDRWQRRLLGESKLSYGDDIAPWAADEMTLALMNPDVDRDPANGQQPGYLLAVEVADPTQAQASLQRFWRSQTSARNQVKEMFAGVELTYANNDSRRSSGTEIESPSLTTAIVSDRFVLFANYPKVLKQALNNVQVAELGLNADRTYQQAVEQLSDRRIGMAFVNLPQFATWLTAERPEPIDSRLIAALQPTTEGILAKLTLLSPPNSLNRSLIDSSSDSRDRAKDVSQDRSTAVQTILKNLPANSVFALSGVDVGQTWKEVQAADVSWAVPLRETVDRLQQQWDIDLAADLFPWMPGAFTLALVPRSDASGTIANETGLLQQFDAVFVTERSPDAEAGLDQLNRIAVRRGFSSGTFQLDDSNVFAWTKLEPQRSSNKLSLAATIKGLHSQVGEYQVFATSVEAMQQVIAASTAEAPPFVQQLLARLNQSEDESDASAPGLGNDRYQGYVDWTVFRSRYGNQPLVQRLEQTVKPLFEGLQTVAFTAEASKTQREQNQAGRSLGTLLLRFQEQK; this is encoded by the coding sequence ATGAAACTGCGTCCTTTTCTGACCGTTCTTACTGCGATCGTCCTGGTGTTGATCTCCGCGAGTGTGGCGGGGGCAGTGTGGTTGAGCCGTCAAAGTCCCGTGGGGCTGGACGATAAGCGCATTTCAAGTCCTCCCGAAGCAGCGCTGTTTGTCTCCCGGCAGGCTCCGCTGATGCTGTCGCTTCAGATTAATCCCGATCGCCTCAAGGCATATCGTCTGACGAATGTACCGATTGGGGAGCGGGCGCAAATTCAGGCACAGTTCGATCGCTGGCAGCGGCGGTTGCTCGGTGAATCCAAGCTGAGCTATGGCGATGATATTGCCCCCTGGGCAGCCGATGAAATGACGCTGGCACTGATGAATCCCGATGTTGATCGCGATCCGGCAAACGGACAGCAGCCCGGCTATTTGCTGGCGGTCGAGGTGGCTGATCCCACCCAGGCGCAGGCATCACTACAGCGGTTCTGGCGCAGTCAAACTTCTGCTCGCAATCAGGTCAAAGAAATGTTTGCTGGAGTTGAGCTAACCTACGCCAATAATGATTCGCGCCGTTCTTCAGGCACCGAAATAGAATCTCCTTCTTTAACTACGGCGATCGTCAGCGATCGGTTTGTGCTGTTTGCCAATTATCCGAAGGTACTCAAGCAGGCGTTAAATAATGTGCAGGTGGCAGAGCTAGGACTCAATGCAGACCGCACCTATCAGCAGGCAGTAGAGCAGCTCAGCGATCGGCGAATTGGCATGGCGTTTGTGAATTTGCCCCAGTTTGCGACGTGGCTGACAGCAGAACGACCTGAACCGATCGACTCCCGTTTAATTGCGGCATTGCAGCCCACAACCGAAGGCATTCTCGCAAAATTGACGCTGCTATCTCCTCCGAATTCTCTAAACCGTTCTCTGATTGATTCATCATCGGATTCTCGCGATCGGGCAAAGGATGTCTCCCAGGATCGCTCAACGGCAGTTCAGACAATTCTAAAAAACCTGCCTGCAAATAGCGTATTTGCTTTGAGCGGGGTCGATGTTGGGCAGACCTGGAAGGAAGTTCAGGCGGCGGATGTATCCTGGGCGGTTCCCCTACGAGAGACAGTCGATCGGCTTCAGCAGCAGTGGGATATTGATCTTGCCGCCGATCTGTTTCCCTGGATGCCGGGAGCATTTACGCTGGCGCTAGTTCCCCGCAGCGATGCTAGTGGGACGATCGCCAATGAAACAGGATTACTTCAGCAGTTTGATGCGGTCTTTGTGACGGAACGCTCGCCGGATGCGGAGGCGGGCTTAGACCAGCTCAATCGGATTGCGGTTCGCAGAGGGTTTAGCAGCGGCACGTTTCAGCTTGACGATAGCAATGTGTTTGCCTGGACGAAACTGGAACCACAGCGATCGAGCAACAAACTCTCCCTGGCGGCAACGATAAAGGGTCTCCATAGCCAGGTGGGAGAATATCAGGTGTTTGCAACGTCCGTAGAAGCCATGCAGCAGGTGATTGCAGCCAGTACCGCTGAAGCCCCGCCGTTTGTTCAGCAGCTTCTTGCCCGCCTGAATCAATCAGAAGATGAATCAGATGCATCAGCCCCCGGACTGGGGAACGATCGCTATCAGGGCTATGTGGATTGGACGGTATTTCGATCGCGCTACGGCAATCAGCCTCTCGTGCAGCGGTTAGAGCAAACAGTAAAACCTCTGTTTGAAGGCTTGCAGACGGTGGCATTCACGGCAGAGGCGTCCAAAACCCAACGGGAGCAGAATCAGGCAGGTCGCTCCCTGGGAACCCTGCTGCTCAGATTCCAGGAACAGAAATAG